The Candidatus Dormiibacterota bacterium genome contains the following window.
GGCTCAAGGAGGCGGCCGCGGACTCCGACGGCGTCATCCACGTCGCGCACCGGCAGGACCTGCTTCCCTCCGGCGGCATGGCCGCCGTGGCCGCGGCGGAACTCCCGATCATGCTCGCCTACGGCGAGGCGCTCGCGGGAACCGGAAAGCCACTGGTCGCGGCTGGGAGCATCGGCTCGCCCGGGAACCTGGGCCGACCGGCCACCGAGGAGGACCCA
Protein-coding sequences here:
- a CDS encoding NAD(P)H-binding protein; translation: MRVLVTGGTGHSGSYIIPELICAGHEVTGLARSDTAAVAVAALGAKVRRGDLEDLDGLKEAAADSDGVIHVAHRQDLLPSGGMAAVAAAELPIMLAYGEALAGTGKPLVAAGSIGSPGNLGRPATEEDP